From Nicotiana tabacum cultivar K326 chromosome 22, ASM71507v2, whole genome shotgun sequence, one genomic window encodes:
- the LOC107775126 gene encoding uncharacterized protein LOC107775126, whose amino-acid sequence MSLLEVITKASTEHSPTTSEGNYSIVLSGEPVLLQLKPEKEEEDGVSLVKRGTGWRILSTDVELIELGQNFIKKLKRKMKNPNTFNKDEFFGMFVAYVAEIWEKFGVSIHVDGLDDGNIVKLTEKVGNFMGRDVKGLVLEACFVLESWEVLGSLIVNGLVEHSCLSNLINNLIEKKQSWLVVLCVKHVLDIQTYDMICVLKYFLSLPKNGDSSLTFVRKEWESQAMSAIDKAMDTSLGPDRMSLARDASFLLMLAHDGFSVYEMCLHYFLASRNVDEVILGACISKLTGSEIMVLIRYLQKWLNKYERFPQVCPCPKASFELGLKACEWAPSLEDVVKCLGLVVDEHFSSLVLHQEFHEELKSLDEVVNSLTAEAKVCGIMSNLTEALKKQTQRVVGDAAYE is encoded by the coding sequence ATGTCTTTGCTGGAAGTTATAACCAAAGCTTCGACTGAACATTCTCCAACCACCTCCGAGGGAAATTACTCAATTGTTCTTAGCGGAGAACCAGTTCTGCTTCAACTGAAACCGGAAAAGGAAGAGGAAGACGGCGTATCGCTAGTCAAACGAGGTACTGGATGGAGAATTTTATCAACTGATGTCGAGTTAATCGAGTTAGGGCAAAATTTCATCAAAAAATTGAAGAGGAAGATGAAAAACCCTAATACATTCAATAAAGACGAGTTCTTTGGGATGTTTGTTGCCTACGTGGCAGAAATTTGGGAGAAATTTGGTGTTTCAATTCATGTTGATGGGTTGGACGATGGCAATATTGTAAAATTGACCGAAAAGGTGGGTAATTTTATGGGTAGAGATGTTAAGGGTTTGGTTTTGGAAGCATGTTTTGTTTTAGAGAGTTGGGAGGTTTTGGGGAGTTTGATTGTTAATGGGCTTGTTGAACATTCATGCTTATCGAATTTGATAAATAACCTAATTGAAAAGAAGCAATCTTGGTTGGTTGTTTTGTGTGTAAAGCATGTTTTAGATATTCAAACTTATGATATGATTTGTGTGTTGAAATACTTTCTTTCCCTTCCAAAAAACGGGGATAGTAGCTTGACTTTTGTGAGGAAGGAGTGGGAGAGTCAAGCAATGTCTGCAATTGACAAGGCAATGGACACGAGCCTTGGTCCGGATAGGATGAGTCTAGCTAGGGATGCTTCATTTTTGCTTATGCTAGCACATGATGGGTTTTCGGTTTATGAAATGTGTTTGCATTACTTTCTTGCGTCGAGGAATGTAGATGAAGTTATTTTGGGTGCTTGCATTAGTAAATTAACTGGTTCAGAGATAATGGTTTTGATCCGGTACCTGCAAAAGTGGTTGAATAAGTATGAGAGGTTTCCTCAGGTGTGTCCTTGTCCTAAGGCATCATTTGAATTGGGGTTGAAGGCTTGTGAATGGGCTCCTTCACTTGAAGACGTAGTCAAGTGTCTCGGTTTGGTTGTAGATGAGCACTTCTCTTCTTTGGTCTTGCATCAAGAGTTTCATGAGGAATTGAAATCTTTAGATGAAGTTGTCAATTCCTTAACTGCAGAAGCAAAAGTATGTGGCATCATGTCAAATTTGACTGAGGCATTGAAAAAGCAAACTCAAAG